Within the Zea mays cultivar B73 chromosome 10, Zm-B73-REFERENCE-NAM-5.0, whole genome shotgun sequence genome, the region AATGGTGTTGCCAGCATGGCAAATATTtgtcctcatattatataccaacttgttctataaagcattatttcgatctcttcattgttcagcaaaaagagaagctttggaatagaacagacaagaccaagaattcatttttatctgggaaaatcaccatataactagcttttcatgaaacaaatgatgataactgcttggcaagaatgaaacaagactggtatccgcctaggatccgtcttcaacaacaaatagtactgctctcatacgaagaaatcatcaggagtagagaggatacaacaggtctctacaagatcttcatatttcgatcacaaattatcatcactagtagtctagtggtcaagacatatgactcttctggctccgaggaccaaggacatgttaatgtctaatttagcttcaagctctgtggtgatgtgggatttcatagttatttgtctactcttctcacttctggtagatcggaggtagataatggtaagcatgccaaagggtggaattcagtgtagttcggctacctaaaccccaggtatgtgtccattcaggaccgacctttaccatttagcttacagtgtacatcaaacttgtcaaaggactatcctgagtcaattcagtgactataagtatttacaattccgagatatgtatgcgacacaagcatagaggttctagatagaacgagtaaagtggttcgacgggaacacactatggttttcacaccaacacAGTAAATTTTTTCTCAaaataacctctcggtatactcgcaacttcgtgttgctagcggttacatgtccttttatctcatagtttgcttcatgtcatccagcgacaaagagagcaatgtgctaacatctggttgagcaatgtatgactgagatttttgatcttaaatcatttggtaaggtctttttgcttactaatataatcccaatttgtgatatcTTTATgccaaaaggctttcatgcattaatattgaatttcttcaggatacttcgggtaaaactttgtgcacgaggagagagcagagatttaacttatgtgtgtttcattgtatttcgatttaatttcccagatttaatatagttgttatggccacttggcgatatatataaatatatgatgccacacaacacaatcaaataaaatatagagccaaACAAAAAATTAGGAAGGTTGTGCATAATATGACTTCAGGGCCTTGAACAACtcaccacaatccacgcgagtacaagctctagcgtatTTGGCGTCAACGCGTGTCCGACCATCAGGGCCACGACAACACAAcaagccttcgtaataagcgcaacaggCACAATTATAGCTCGGTAATCGAGGTACACGATAAGTCcacgcaacgtgcgcaacaggcgcaattgtggcttAATGATCACGACAGACagacagtgcctacagggcatgcgaaaaatacgcGACTCAGTGATGGCGGGTCGACTCAACGGGAGCTGTCCAAATAAACGAGAGTgctacatagcaatcacatgacgcagccaagttcgtacgacacaaatactgcgtcgtgttgccagggcgcagccaGTGCTCAGCCAATGCCATAACTCGGTCGATTAATAATGTAGTCTGATCGACGTGTCtgagtacccactatacaatttaatcgctcgacgtgagtccaaaagctcaacacatcataaatatttagagcgatttaaaAATACCCAACGTAGCCTTCACATGCAATTTAATTATTTTCTGTTAATTATTTGCTGCCAGAAATAATTATTAATACAGAAAAAATAAATACCAAAATTAATGCATGAGCATCACCACAGAAGGTGCAAAAGGCATTTTCCTATTATTAAACGTGCATTTTGTACTAATTATTTACTGGCAGAAATAATTAATTACGCTAGAAACTGCAACATGTTTAGTCTTTTTGTTATTTGCAACTGGAAATATAGAACAAATAATATGGAGCATGCATATAAATTTATATAAATTCAACAGGAACTTATGTATATAAATAGTACCAGTGCTTTATATGGTAAGTTAACTTTGAAAGCTTTGACAAGAAATTTACGTCAACTTAGCAATGAGGCGCGACAGAGAGCGCATGCGGTATAGGTCTAGTGAATCTCCGGCCAATGCATGCACTCATATTCATGTGTCATCAGCCCATTAACCATCACACGGCAAGCAAGCAAGCCAATGGGTCTCACTCCTGAAGGAAGCCGTACTTCACGTGAGTGCTAACGTAAACCTATTGACTAGGCACAGGCGCACTGCATGCAGCCATGCAATGGCCACACATGCATCACGCGGATGACCCGGTCTTGAATGGCAACCACGCCATTTGCGGATCTGTAACCGTCCGAGTGCCAATTCCTAACCAGACACATGCGTGGTGCTCTGCCCCACCTCCCCAAAGCGCTGCCACGGTTAGTGACACTGCTTTTTTTTTTTCATCAAGCGATGCTGCTGGCCGGCCGGAGAGGAATCCTCCGCGTAAGCCCGAGGTCCCAAGGTCGATGCGGGGGAGGAAGCCGTGCTTCGTTTCGATCTCATCTTCTAGTGAGAACTAGCTGCCGCAGGAGCCCGTGCGAACGCAACACCATGACACCGATGGCAAGCTCGTGGCGCACAGATCGTATAAATAGATCATAACCAGTAAACATACCGCTCGATGACGTAGGGAGAGAAtcgaagcctgtcgcgtaggacagtttggCTAGACCAAAAGACCTGCCAGCTTGacgaagagttgatgcagatctgatcccgcagcaacgtcgaggtagagcgtgctgataacgtattgagaactacgttaccacggatcaccagatccgctcccttccctcccgtcagcagtagaggcgcaagaagatgtagagaacccgtctcccttcccataagcacgacagaggaaacacacgagacactggatatagggttgggcctctggcctctttctgatctctataTTATGACagggtgtacaggttccttatatagagacgtgagacccctcaggggcaaaacaggtatttgcccacataaccctaactagggttacttaacagaaTGTAAATGAGAAAGTAAAAGAGGAAAACGTCAGGGACCAGAACGTATCCGCGGTGGTGAACTGAACTGGTGACCCAGCCAACACACAGAACGGAATCCAGTCGGCACTGGCAGCAAAACCTACCAGGCTTGGCCCATCTAGCCGCACATCTGGCGGCCCAGCAAAGCACCACGTTTTCCCTTTGTTTTACACAGAGTGCGGCAGCTTCTATCTCAGTGGCGTATAGGTATAGTTTTGTCCCATTCTACGTCGGCCTCGGCGCCGGTACCCGCCCTCCGGGCAGACATTGGTCTACCATCTCTCCCAAGTGGAAGTGGGCGATAATCTGTGGTAGAGCGAGCTGCCGCTAGTCTACCTCCATCTATGATTTTGGGCCAGCGCCATTCTAAGGCCACGGGGCCTCAAGGCCCCGCACCGGCCCGCTCCATTCTGATAAAAAAAAACATTATTTCTATTCTACAATTTTCCGCTCCATATTTTTTCTACCGTTCACATATCATTTCAGTTAGCAGCACTTCGATCACTGCCAAAGTTTACCGGTTTTGATTAGCAGTAGACCGGCTTTCAGTCAACGACGCAAAAACGAAATGACGTGTAGCCAGATCCAGGTTCAGATGCAAACTGTGTACGGACCTGGACAGTGCGAAGGAGTTGCGGGGCAAGTGAATTAAATGAAAACAAAGGCTACAGCGTGGAGGTATGCAGATTATAAAGAGTAATAGTCGTCGCATCACATCACATAACGACGAAAGAGAAGACGATGAGTGAAATACACGAGCTGAATCTAAACAAACCAGCAGGGGCTTTTTCCGTCAAACAGAACAGACAGCGAGGGTGAGAGAGAGGGGAGCACAACCGCGGATACATTAAAAAACATTAAAATGGGACTAGGCTAGCTCACcaattttatgtctatatttaaataaataACAATGAATCTAGACATATGTAAAAGACATACACTGAGTATGATATGAATCTGGTAAAATACTAAAACGACTAATATTTTGGGACGGAGCCAGTATCAAATAATAGCGGTTGATCAATAACAAGACTAACTGGGCAAACCACTGCTTTATCCAAGCAAGCAAGCTGCAGGCGCTATGTGGAACCAACATGAATCAGGAAAAGAGCAACAAGCTACTTGCTCTGTAAGATGTTGACAACCTCTTGAATGTCTTCAACACATGCAGTAGAACCTGCTACATAAGTTATTGGTTACCGCCTTACTGGCATATAAATACATGGCATAACTATACACGAGAGAACATAATTAATTAATTATACACGGGAGAACTGAAGAGGGAAAGTGGGAACTGGCAGTACTCTTCTCCAGCGCTTATGGCTTGCTGTCTCTCGATCTCTTCGTGTTCCAAGCCTGTTGATCTACCAAGCTCCTAATCTCAGTCCTTCTCTGATTTGCATCTATTATTTTCTGGTGCAAAACCGGTATTGCCTTCACAAGATCTGCAGGTTCAGCACGGTAACTAGGTTGGATGCAAACAGAATTTATATATGAGTAGAAGCCTTATCCAAATTAAGGCTCCAAATGAACTTTTATTACTTGTGTCATGTTCTGTAACGATTTTGAGGTTTTACATGAAATATAAGACTAGAGGACATCAAATGAAAAGAAGTGACAGAATCTGCAATTTTTATACCAGTTCTTTACTTTCTTGCTAAAGCTAACACATGGGAGCAGAAAACTGCAATGGCCCTTTTTTTCTCAAGATGTAAACTCCTTCCAGTTTGCAGTGTGCAAATATTTAACGTTTTGGAGAACGGTCTCCAAAGCTTAGCTTTGACTACTATTTTCAAACAGAATATAGCTGAACATCCTAACAAATTtatgcttttataaactaaaaactTAAAAATTATTTGTAATCATTGTTTTCAAGTCGTACGACTTGCTGGCCGTTCTGGCTGACTAATCgcaattagtcggacgacttgggcGATTAATCACGATTGGTCAGAACCAACCTGGACGATTAATCACGACTAACCGTGATTAATCAGTTGACTTGAAAATAGTGTTTGTAATCAAAGTTTTAAAAGTTTGACTCAAACCGTGTTCAATGCATCAAGTATTTGCAAAGTAGAGAGGGTATGTCTCAGTGCTCTATGGCAAATAAAGAACTTGGTTTTTAACATTTCATAGTCTCCATAAACATTGAACCAACAGTAGCATTAAAGAATTGCAATGCAGTATCAGATCGTCAAACAATGCATTAAATCAAATCTTTAACACAAAGGCCTAAGGTTTTCATAGCAGAACATCATTTCACCAAGGTCCAGAACTAGTCGTGACGAACAATTCAGGAGCTTGGAGCACTGATCAGGTTGCTAAGACAGTTAACTCCCTAATTCTCTGCTGTATATAATGATTTCCCAATTTTATCCAAGCAAATAAAAAGGAGAAACAATAATATCACTCGCCATCAAACGTTAAAAATGTAGCGTTGGTGTCAATACTAAAATTGTAGCATTGGTGAACCACATAAAACTTTATCAATTTTCACCAGAAATACTGGATAGAACTGATAAAGTTAATAAAGATTGATCAGATGATGACAAGATGTACCCTTCTCAGCATCCCTTTTTTGTATTCAACTACTAAATAGTGCATACTATGTCGTACCTTTCAAATTTCCCTGCACCATTTCTTCTTCAAACAACTTTTCTATCTCAGAGACAGAAGAATCAAGTCTTCTTTTGAACGTAGCTTGCCTTTCCAGTGAGGACAACTCTCTTTCAAGGTTTTCAGATTCCTTGTTAGCCTGATGAAAAGTAAGAAACACAGGCACATTTTACAAAAAAAATCTAGATATATTACAATCATTACAACTAAGGTGCTTACACTTCCAAACTTTCTCCTCAAAGAGTCAAGTTCCAAATCCAAATCTGAATCCGAAATCCCATCTTTTTGTGATTCATTTGCACAAGAACTATCCTGAAGAAAAGAAGATTATATACATACTCATTTACATTACGATAACAATATCTTCGTTTTTATGTCTGTACAAGAGTGTGTGGGCATCTGTAACTAAATGTTTACTGTTTACATCAATAAAGAAGCACCAGATTTCTAAATTATGAATCTTCATGAACACAAATGAAACTTCTCCACAGTATGAACGTAACTTAAGCATGCTGGAttcaaatccttaacattaggatGAGGCACGTACATCATCAGCGGCCACAAAACCTTCAGGTACATCGAAGCAATGTCGATAGCAGAATTTCTCCCAGTTGGTCATTCTCTTATCCAGTCGATCCTTTACAACATGGTGAATAGCATTTAATCCCTGTAGAGAAAACATAGAGACGCTTCTACTTATCATAACGCTCCAGCTGGTCCCAAAAAAATAAAGGAAGAACTTGCAGCATAATAAATGTTCTGAGACGCTTCTTAGATAGAAGAGATGATGTGATAATAAACGGCAGCATAAGTTAAACAAATTAACTGCCAAATGTACGAAAACATGTTATGGAGCTTGCAATACACATGTACAAGTGTACAACCGGACTAAGACATTCGAAGCACCAAATAATCTAAGTGCAATGCCATGGTTGGAAGCTTAGTACACTGTAGGCCCCAAGGCACATGATGAAGTCATGCATTTGAGTTTTCTGTTTCTGCAGCGTAATGCTCTGCAAACAGGTAGAAACCGAAACGTGCATAGCACTTAGCGAATCAGCTAATGGTCTCCGCTACATAAGGAACATGGAGGGAATCTGATGGCATGGGGGAGGAATATTGAATTCAGGTACAGTGCAGAGCAACTTCCATGCTTTGTTTTAACCATATTCTGGAACTTCATTCACTATCCATGCACGGTTAGAATCTGGTGGGGAAGAAGTTTATTGGGTAAGGTATTCGGATATTTGTCCCAGTTTAATTTTCCCAGATGATTAGAGGGGATGGAATTAACTAGCAAGGAACATGAATTAGAATTTGTAACGGCAGACAACTAACTATTCATGCGTGTATCCAACCCACGAATTCAACGAATCTGTCACTTACCCGCTGGAGATCCGTGGCCTTCTCTGCAGCCGTGGCGGCGCCGACGACACCTGGCGCGGCTGCTGCCCTGGAGAAGAAAAGCAACGGAAAAAAAAAGTTAACAAACCTGCAGGTCGGCGGCGAAGTAGGGGAGAGAGTTCGGCTAAACAGAACCCAGGGAAAAAAAGGCAGAGTCTAGGGGCTCGAAGGAGAGCGATGTTGAGGGAACGTAACTGGAGACAGTACTCGAAGGCCTCGGCGCTGATGTCGGCTATGATGCCGTGGACCTCGTTGACGAAAAGCTGCGGGCTCAGccccagcgccgccgccgcggccgcgCTCTCGTCGCCGTCTTCCATCGCCCGCTTCTTCTTCCGACTCTTCAGAGGTCTTGGGGTGTGGGGACTGCCGACTGCCGGGTGGGGAATGGGGATGGCCCGTCGACTTCGTCGGACGCCGGCACCCCGATTGAGGTTGAGGGTTGGTTTTCAAATTTTGCGCTCGGCCAGTGTTTGAGAAACTGCTGTGTCTATGAGCATGCTTGTTTCCAATTTTCCGCTAAAGTTTATCACAGTATAAGGTGGTGTTTTAATGCAATAGACATAATAATCAGTGGCTAGTTGAAACATCTAAACACTCTATCTAATAGTTCGGTTATTAGttatttttggtaaattagttagttttttagtaaattagttaatcgttacatagttatttgttagctagctaatttcactaacAAATTTTAGTCAACTAATTATTAGCTCTAATACATTTAACACGCCTAAACTTTTGCTAATTTTCAGTATGTATTTAAGTGTTGTTTGGATATAATGTGTCCTTTGAAATTCGGTTTTTTAAGTAAAAAACACTTAGAATTTGTTTAGTTAGTCCGATCCAGAGGGAGAATGGATCCAATCCCCTTCTAGATCTAGATCGGTCTAACTAAACAAGCCCTTAAGAAATTGCATAATACAATCATGAGGCACTAGAGTACTAAACTATAAATACAGTTAAGAGACAATGTGTATAGAGATTCGTGTTGAGACAGACTATTCGTGAAGAGTCTGTCGGTTTTTTTTCAACTAGCATCCTAgagtaggggtgaaaacgggtcggGTATACCCGCCGGGTATCGGATACGGATAGTGTAAATACCCGTTTTTTTGATACGGATTCAGGTATTTTTATATTCGAGATGGATATGAGTAATAACCAGATAGTACAGCTTCGAGTTCGGGTCGGATACAGAGCGAGTACTACCCGGTAAATACTCGGATATTCGGGTTGGATACGGGTACCCgtaattcgggtacccgttttttctttttctgcataataatatagttataaaatcataacttttacatatgaaatcggatgaagataaagtttatacgaaaattgtagagctcgaagagatctacaactttgtagtacatcacaTTTTTGTTTAAACGTATCTTTAGGCAAAATAATTGAATtaatgtctaaatttatatcaaattaatagactttatcattttcatgtggagacTTAAGATTATCTCTATGTGGGAACTTAGAATTATCTTTCTataaatatttattaatattggtaacttatttgcaattttcggtcgacgctacaatatttttatgaatttaattgtattttgatgattttctacaacaagaaattaataatacaccaaatagcctaaaaaattcatgaattttcacggggacacaacatatatccacatatagttctcaaaaacatttggactataaaatccacaatatgttggtgtttcttccattccactcccacttattgcgtgagttacacgtgaaatcattttatgtatcgaagtttcaacataattaatatttcacttatcatttttatgtggagacttgaggttttatttgaatagaatgtttatttgttttggtAAGCTTTTTGTAATTTTGGGTCAAAAAAGTTGCTAAAGTTTATCTCTTGAGATTGAAACAGGGCCTAACTTTCTAGCACGATGTACATGGAGGGTTTTATTTGAAtagaatgtttatttgttttggtAAGCTTTTTGTAATTTTAGGTCAAAAAAGTTGCTAAAGTTTATCTCTGgagattgaaacggggcctaACTTTCTAGCACGATGTACATGGAGGGAAGAATCTCTAACGTAGGAAGCACCAATTTCTACAGTCGATGTGCGTTAAATTATGCATAGGCTCGATCGGTTCCAAGTGGATTAGAGGGATTGATAAAAACTAAATCCCCTTCTATTCAATtttatttaattttgaataaAAGAGGATCTAATCTCCTCCAATCCACTCCTAACCGAACAAGGCTAAATAAGAGTTTAAAATCTTAGTTGTCGGCTCTATAATTATAATAATCTAATCAACATGACATATTCTTCACATTTTGGCAGGTGCATTTCTAGCAAGCAATTGAAAAGCGAACACGCCGTGGTGAAATGGTGTTAGCAAATGGAATGTTAAATACATTTATCTATGATCATTCACAAGTGTATGTTTTGAACATTTCCACCTGTCACGTTTTGAACATTTTCCTCCTAAGAGACGTTGGCACCCAACGACACTCAGAGACAACAAATCATCCCCTGTATTCACACGCAAACGAGGGCATTCAGGCAACATGTTCCATGAGTTTTTCAACCCAACATGTCATCGGTGTTCCCCTGGTTTAGAGGATCTGCCACTCTTCTCCTGCCTCGCCAGAGGCGTCAAGGTCGTAGTCCTCGTTGGCCATGCTACTGCCAGAACAACAGCACAGCCCATCATCCTGTTTATACATTTGCTTCGATGGCTGGACTGACTGCATGACAGTAAAGAGTGGCGCTCCATTGGCTTTCTCTGCCAACTCAGATGCCCGAGAACAGAAATCATCGAAATCGTCTGCGTAAAAAGATGCAAATAGGAAACATAGGGATTAGAGCTTGAAAAAACCAACTGGATGGCATCTGAGAAACTACAACGGCTCACCTTTGTCGCGACAGTAAAAACCAATGGCTAGGGATGGGTCTATTTGTTCTAGAGCCAAATCTCGGACAACACTACAAGTGCAGGCACACATGAATCAGAGCCCATCATTTGGGCATGCATAGAGTGAATATGCAGTTCCATTCATCAGATTTCATTCCACAACAGCACACATACCTGCAGTGGTACGAGGAAGTGTCCGCCTCCAAGTTATCCGGTGCAATATCAACCGCCTGACACATAGAGAACATTCCATTCCAGTATTACTACCATTACTTTACTACTAAAAACCATGCATCCTGGCAATGCAATGCTCCATTATCTGTGTTTTCGTAGTGATAAAAAATGGAACTGCAAGCAAACAAGAGTGCACAAATAGAAAGACAGTAGTATGTATACACAAGCATAATTATGTCTAATGAAAATGGCAAGGGATACAAATGGCTCATAGGCTTAGCATGTCCCCTGCTATTTGGGATACAAAAATTTTGCTCTATGATCCAGAATATGGAAACCTTGCTGATTTGAGATGGTAATTGCAAAGTTAAACAACATTTTACAGTGCTCACAAATACCATGTCGTCTTTAACTACCGACATAGTTTCGGCATGCCTTGACCAGAATCTTCAGCTGCGACCCCACTAGCAGCCCAACCTAACAAAATTTTGAGACTCACAACAGAAATAACCAGATTCTAGTGACCTATAGACTAGGAATTGCTGCAGGTTAGACATGCCACTGTTGTCTTTGAATGAGAGAATGGAACTCAGTTCAAACTTGAAACTTGAAAGGTACCAAATTATATCCATGATCTTAGATAACAACTAATGACATTCACATACATGAAAGAACATACTTTATCGAATTTGATACTTCTTAAGTATGGTGCAAACTTAAGTTAAAAGGTAGGAATACACAGCATTTTCTGAAATTGATGCATCTGCATGCTAATTAAATACAAATTGTATGCAGGTTTACCATCTGAACGTCATGGGGATCTAGGTAGAGAGCCCTATCTTCTTGTACCCCAGCAATGTATGTTGACGTCCCAGGTTTTCCACCTAAAATGCCCAAGCTTTGTGGGAACTTAAACGTCTCCTTTAGTAATGGGATGTACCTGATAGAAAGGAAACATGCAGTGGTTAATTGCATATCCATAAACCAACACAAACATTAATTGTTATAGGGCATCTTTATTCATTGATATGATGTCTGCATGGATAGGTTGGTTTGCAACTTTAGAATAACCATCTATAAATATACTAACCCATCATGTTGGACTACAATACCACAGTATTAGCCATTTTTACAAGATAGTTCCCAGCCTCCCAGGCCATGTCACTGTAAGTTTTGTAGTGTATAGGTAGGTAAGCCTACCTTAGGATGACTCTTAAATTCTGATAGCCTAGCATGGATCCATATGCAGCCCCTAGAGCATGAAAATTTAGCTAATTACCTTGGATTAATTTTGTCAAGGCCAAGAACCAGAGGAATCAACAAAAGAATAGGTGACCATGTACATTGTCCTTTATTGAAATTGGAGCAAAGCTGAGCAGCAACATCAATACAAAAAACTGGAGCTCCACCTCTTTCACCATCTTCATCACCCGAAACGACATATAGCGCCATAGGGAAATTTTCCTTCCCATCGACAGCATCAGCTTGCTCTCTATTTGTGCGGATAAGGGTCTGCCATGCCCGGCACATAGCATATGGACCCACCCATGATCCAGCAGCCAGACCATAATTCCTTCCAGCTTGAAGTAAATTGTGAATAGAGAAAGCACAAGCTTCAGAGTCACCAAATAGGTGTAAGACCCGTATATAATCTGGGTCGTATGGCTGCATATGAACATTTGGTCATTATAAGCAACCCTACATTAAGAATTAAAAGAACTCCATCATCTACTATAACTGAGCCGATGTTCCTCATTTTTCTTTGCACAGGTCACAGGTGAACCTCTGGTACAGACCAGAATAGCCAATTCATATATCTCTCACCTTCTCTGATGGCTTTCTCCAAGATCTTCCAAGATGGTGAAAAATCAGTGCCTGCAAAATTTTGCCATATAGCTTGCCTGTTACAGCTTACAATTGCAGTGGAATCCTGGTCAATGAAGGGCCACTTCCAGAGGTCCGAAGGTTTACCTGAGCAACCAGCATCTGACTACTTCTAACCATGCATCCCCAGTTCACATCACTAGTGAGCTTGGAACCAGGTATTGCATCAAACCCTGGGACAATAAGCATGTCAATACTTAGCTTCTAGGCACCCGTGCACACGAAAACAAGTTTTCACCACAAGCGCAGTCCTGCAAAGCTTAACCTTTCCGGTAAGTGATCCATATCCTGGAAGAGAAATCTTCCAGAAACGCAGCATGGCCGCTGTCAGAATCCGAGCCGCCAGACTCCTCTTCCTCGGGCGACACCCTGTAGCATTTACCAAGGAACCACACGTCACCGGAGGTCAGGACCCTGGCGCAGCCCAGAAGACGCCACATGGAGCCGCTGCCCACGAACCTCCTCAGAATCCTGGACCAAGCATAGGACCCCGAGGGCGGCTTTGTCGAGCTGGCGTCGCACGGCGTCGAGGAGACCTGCTGCTGCCCCTCGAATATGGCGAGAGGGGGCGCGAAGACGCCGGACAGGACAGATGCCTTGGGCTGCCTGGAGCCGCCGTCTTCCTCGCGCTCGGAGCCAGAGGAGGAAGAGGCAACGACGGCGGCAGCTGGGGCGGCGTCCTCGCACGGTGAATCGCGTGGCGGCGCAGGTGGTGCTTCTCCCCTCTCAGGCGAGGTCGTCATCAGCTAACGCCGCATGGGTGCGAAGGACACACCCACCCACCCACGATGTCCTAGCGAAGCAACGAAATCAGTATCTGCACAGAGCTAATGTAGGCAAGAGGGAGTCCTGTGTTTTCGCGCCACATGGCGAGACGAGAAGTTTGGCTCGTGGCAATTTGGCAAACTAAGGCGTAATCCTTAatgactactactactacacgctAGCACCTAGCAGCATGGAAAGAAACTTGCGATTGGGGTGACACGGGTTAGAAGCAACCCCGCGCGGGTAAGTAAGCGGCTAAAAGCGCCGTGCCCGACTATTATTTGACCTCATCTCGCCGAGGACTGGATCGCCGGAGGGTAGGCAAGAGGGAGCACAGGATCGAAGCAATCCCAGAGGGCGGCGGCGGGAAGAAGGGAAGCGGCGAGAgaaacagagagagagagggaggggtcgGCTTGCTTACCCTCCGGCGATCCAGTCCTCGGCGAGATGAGGTCGCGGCGAGGGATCGGGGCGCACGGCGGGAGGTGAGGGGGAGGTGGCGTAGGCCGCGTGGAGGCGGCGGAAGAGCCGAAGAAAAGAAGaggggggagggagggagggagggatggAGACGTACGGGTGCATCGAGCTGGGCTTGAGTGCTTGCTTGACTAGACCCAGTGGAATTCCCGAGTTGGTGGGCTTTCTGCAACGTATGGGCCCTCGATGGGGCCCACGTGTCATAAGAATCACTTGGAGTGCGGCCGCGACGGCGTCAAGCGTGCAAGTGCCGAACTTGCACAGCACGGGCACGTCAAAAATCAGCGGTGTCTCG harbors:
- the LOC103642204 gene encoding uncharacterized protein isoform X1, whose translation is MEDGDESAAAAAALGLSPQLFVNEVHGIIADISAEAFEYCLQAAAAPGVVGAATAAEKATDLQRGLNAIHHVVKDRLDKRMTNWEKFCYRHCFDVPEGFVAADDDSSCANESQKDGISDSDLDLELDSLRRKFGSANKESENLERELSSLERQATFKRRLDSSVSEIEKLFEEEMVQGNLKDLVKAIPVLHQKIIDANQRRTEIRSLVDQQAWNTKRSRDSKP
- the LOC100240691 gene encoding cysteine protease ATG4B isoform X1 — its product is MTTSPERGEAPPAPPRDSPCEDAAPAAAVVASSSSGSEREEDGGSRQPKASVLSGVFAPPLAIFEGQQQVSSTPCDASSTKPPSGSYAWSRILRRFVGSGSMWRLLGCARVLTSGDVWFLGKCYRVSPEEEESGGSDSDSGHAAFLEDFSSRIWITYRKGFDAIPGSKLTSDVNWGCMVRSSQMLVAQALIFHHLGRSWRKPSEKPYDPDYIRVLHLFGDSEACAFSIHNLLQAGRNYGLAAGSWVGPYAMCRAWQTLIRTNREQADAVDGKENFPMALYVVSGDEDGERGGAPVFCIDVAAQLCSNFNKGQCTWSPILLLIPLVLGLDKINPRYIPLLKETFKFPQSLGILGGKPGTSTYIAGVQEDRALYLDPHDVQMAVDIAPDNLEADTSSYHCSVVRDLALEQIDPSLAIGFYCRDKDDFDDFCSRASELAEKANGAPLFTVMQSVQPSKQMYKQDDGLCCCSGSSMANEDYDLDASGEAGEEWQIL
- the LOC100240691 gene encoding Cysteine protease ATG4B, whose amino-acid sequence is MTTSPERGEAPPAPPRDSPCEDAAPAAAVVASSSSGSEREEDGGSRQPKASVLSGVFAPPLAIFEGQQQVSSTPCDASSTKPPSGSYAWSRILRRVSPEEEESGGSDSDSGHAAFLEDFSSRIWITYRKGFDAIPGSKLTSDVNWGCMVRSSQMLVAQALIFHHLGRSWRKPSEKPYDPDYIRVLHLFGDSEACAFSIHNLLQAGRNYGLAAGSWVGPYAMCRAWQTLIRTNREQADAVDGKENFPMALYVVSGDEDGERGGAPVFCIDVAAQLCSNFNKGQCTWSPILLLIPLVLGLDKINPRYIPLLKETFKFPQSLGILGGKPGTSTYIAGVQEDRALYLDPHDVQMAVDIAPDNLEADTSSYHCSVVRDLALEQIDPSLAIGFYCRDKDDFDDFCSRASELAEKANGAPLFTVMQSVQPSKQMYKQDDGLCCCSGSSMANEDYDLDASGEAGEEWQIL
- the LOC100240691 gene encoding cysteine protease ATG4B isoform X3 — translated: MTRGPHRGPIRCRKPTNSGIPLGLVKQALKPSSMHPYVSIPPSLPPPSSFLRLFRRLHAAYATSPSPPAVRPDPSPRPHLAEDWIAGGVSPEEEESGGSDSDSGHAAFLEDFSSRIWITYRKGFDAIPGSKLTSDVNWGCMVRSSQMLVAQALIFHHLGRSWRKPSEKPYDPDYIRVLHLFGDSEACAFSIHNLLQAGRNYGLAAGSWVGPYAMCRAWQTLIRTNREQADAVDGKENFPMALYVVSGDEDGERGGAPVFCIDVAAQLCSNFNKGQCTWSPILLLIPLVLGLDKINPRYIPLLKETFKFPQSLGILGGKPGTSTYIAGVQEDRALYLDPHDVQMAVDIAPDNLEADTSSYHCSVVRDLALEQIDPSLAIGFYCRDKDDFDDFCSRASELAEKANGAPLFTVMQSVQPSKQMYKQDDGLCCCSGSSMANEDYDLDASGEAGEEWQIL